The Salvelinus namaycush isolate Seneca chromosome 16, SaNama_1.0, whole genome shotgun sequence genome has a segment encoding these proteins:
- the LOC120061375 gene encoding coiled-coil domain-containing protein 71-like — protein MLPMLQITEQMVYAMNCKEATEKVVQSWSRFNSAGQTTLLETLKAFSPMSKDLFDTEKELATFIEGLKDEGHKPTVLKSKDVYGYRSCTAVLRPVIKTQSTLDIAVSKVQKTGKKKGRKPHGKKTEINYSLLSAAAKVVLKNQPTIILTNLSKESLKQTVLSKPPALAVVPVQMQSYIRLTNITGPSTGHTARLQFHTGVWSGEVTVPNTHRPLSLTGTQVQPSEGTGNSAKSVTLRRVNFLPCPVNIIGVPAILQNDRVLKECNGMPCWRDQKRKRTDEAEDKLCVKRSRNEVWLVKEQSEDLRLSENNLRFKVIKVDDSITDEEVRRKAQKILRVNLSPVIEIQPLIAYPM, from the coding sequence ATGCTACCAATGCTACAGATTACAGAACAGATGGTATATGCCATGAATTGTAAGGAAGCCACAGAGAAGGTTGTCCAGTCATGGTCACGTTTCAACTCAGCTGGCCAAACTACTCTACTGGAGACTCTGAAAGCGTTCAGTCCTATGTCAAAAGACCTTTTTGATACTGAGAAAGAACTGGCCACTTTTATTGAGGGACTCAAAGATGAAGGTCACAAACCTACTGTACTTAAAAGCAAAGATGTTTATGGTTACAGGTCTTGTACTGCAGTACTGAGGCCTGTAATAAAGACACAAAGCACACTGGACATTGCTGTCTCAAAGGTTCAAAAGACTGGCAAAAAGAAGGGTAGAAAACCCCATGGCAAGAAGACTGAAATCAACTATTCTTTGTTAAGTGCAGCAGCAAAAGTCGTCCTGAAGAATCAACCCACAATTATTTTGACAAATCTGTCAAAGGAGTCTCTCAAACAGACGGTCCTCTCGAAACCACCAGCCTTGGCTGTTGTGCCTGTTCAGATGCAGTCATACATAAGACTGACCAACATCACTGGACCCTCTACAGGCCACACAGCGAGACTGCAGTTCCACACAGGTGTATGGTCAGGAGAGGTGACTGTGCCCAACACTCATCGACCACTATCTCTAACAGGTACCCAAGTACAGCCTTCGGAAGGTACCGGAAACTCAGCAAAATCTGTCACTTTGAGGAGAGTGAACTTTTTGCCCTGCCCAGTCAATATCATCGGAGTGCCTGCCATACTGCAAAACGACCGGGTTTTGAAGGAATGCAACGGAATGCCTTGCTGGAGGGACCAGAAAAGGAAAAGGACTGACGAGGCTGAAGACAAACTCTGTGTGAAGAGGTCCAGAAATGAGGTCTGGCTGGTCAAAGAGCAGTCCGAAGACCTTAGACTGAGTGAgaacaacctgaggttcaaggtgATCAAGGTTGATGACTCGATCACCGAtgaggaggtgaggaggaaaGCCCAGAAGATCCTGCGAGTTAACCTGTCACCGGTCATAGAAATTCAACCACTTATTGCCTACCCAATGTGA